In Cycloclasticus sp., a single genomic region encodes these proteins:
- a CDS encoding TolC family protein: MRFLNVISLFTCALLLSPTAGANEQQKLENWLSQVVQQHPRLQATQAAADKATAELRAADQPLFNPELELEYEQAGVDTKTAGITQSIDWGDKRFAQTRVADYKLQLSLTELTVAQQKLTAEILLALATYQASIDTLKVIEKRSDSMSQFFSIAKQRYQAGDLAEIELALAQLASSEASFELAGARSELIINKQNLYMVLGNGGNAPITSLPIMSDVPNNSEYPIKDSNQLLDRLPEMRLARARMNIARAEIKLRQREQRPNPSIGIKTGKEGSDNLTSLSFSMPLFVRNNLSAEVEAAQLLLIQREYEATSTRQALLAQLASAEQTLQVNRQAWVQWKATGGQHLLRKEKLLGRLWKAGELSTADYLVQLKQSLDTEESVIRQRAKLWQSWTKWLIASGDIARWTRSKSNLLTNNSPKKLGSGE, encoded by the coding sequence ATGAGATTTTTAAATGTCATTAGCCTTTTTACATGTGCCTTATTGTTATCTCCAACAGCCGGCGCTAACGAGCAACAAAAACTCGAAAACTGGCTAAGCCAAGTAGTACAACAGCACCCAAGATTACAAGCCACACAAGCTGCTGCTGATAAGGCAACAGCTGAACTTCGTGCTGCCGATCAGCCTTTGTTCAACCCAGAGCTTGAGCTTGAGTATGAACAAGCAGGTGTTGACACAAAAACAGCAGGTATCACCCAGAGCATTGATTGGGGTGATAAACGATTTGCGCAAACACGTGTTGCGGATTATAAGCTGCAACTTAGCCTCACCGAATTAACTGTTGCACAGCAGAAATTAACAGCTGAAATTCTATTGGCATTGGCTACATATCAAGCCAGTATTGATACTCTGAAAGTAATCGAAAAACGTTCAGATTCAATGTCACAATTTTTCAGCATTGCCAAACAACGCTATCAAGCTGGAGACCTTGCTGAAATTGAACTAGCTCTGGCACAATTAGCAAGCAGCGAAGCCAGTTTTGAATTAGCCGGTGCTCGTTCTGAATTAATTATCAATAAACAAAATCTTTACATGGTATTAGGGAATGGGGGTAACGCACCAATAACATCATTACCAATAATGAGTGATGTACCTAACAACTCTGAATATCCGATAAAAGATTCAAATCAATTACTCGATCGCTTACCAGAAATGCGCCTAGCCCGTGCTCGAATGAACATTGCTCGTGCAGAAATTAAATTACGTCAACGCGAACAACGCCCTAACCCAAGTATTGGAATAAAAACTGGTAAGGAAGGCAGCGACAATTTAACGAGCCTTAGTTTCTCAATGCCTCTGTTTGTACGAAATAATTTAAGCGCTGAAGTAGAAGCCGCCCAATTACTGCTTATACAGCGTGAATATGAAGCAACAAGTACGAGACAAGCATTACTCGCTCAACTGGCTTCAGCAGAACAAACACTTCAGGTTAATCGTCAAGCATGGGTTCAGTGGAAAGCAACCGGAGGTCAGCATTTATTACGAAAAGAAAAACTGTTAGGCCGTCTATGGAAAGCAGGTGAATTAAGTACGGCCGACTACTTGGTGCAACTTAAACAATCACTTGATACCGAGGAAAGTGTCATTAGGCAACGCGCCAAACTTTGGCAGTCCTGGACCAAATGGCTCATCGCCTCAGGGGATATTGCTAGATGGACAAGATCAAAAAGCAACCTACTAACAAACAACAGCCCTAAGAAGTTAGGCAGTGGAGAATAA
- a CDS encoding SprT-like domain-containing protein, with translation MNPTSELYTSLLDAYEHFNTALFGGKLPSVIFTVQRKKGVMGYFAPERWGGIDGTKCSEIAINPAYIANSRLIEVMQTLVHEMAHCWQHCFGHPGRDYYHNKEWALKMIEVGLMPSSTGEPGGRITGQFMSDYIIEDGPFIRTFQQLSDDKGYQLKWMDRRSLPRLFEPVIAPMVNSNGTEPDKVLASVPVKATPTLSELVKPTDSPISDFLIPEAAKRQTRYRYICSGCDTKVYGKAQLNIRCEDCDRVFECNE, from the coding sequence ATGAACCCTACCTCTGAACTTTATACATCACTGTTGGATGCCTATGAGCATTTCAATACAGCTTTATTTGGAGGTAAATTACCGAGCGTAATTTTTACAGTACAACGTAAAAAAGGGGTCATGGGCTATTTTGCACCTGAGCGTTGGGGAGGTATTGATGGTACTAAATGCAGCGAAATAGCGATTAATCCAGCGTATATTGCCAATTCAAGACTAATTGAAGTGATGCAGACGTTGGTCCATGAAATGGCACATTGCTGGCAGCACTGTTTTGGTCATCCCGGCCGTGATTATTACCATAATAAAGAATGGGCCTTAAAAATGATTGAAGTTGGGTTGATGCCTTCCTCGACAGGAGAGCCGGGTGGACGAATTACTGGCCAGTTTATGAGTGATTACATTATTGAAGATGGGCCATTTATTCGAACTTTCCAACAGCTATCTGATGATAAAGGGTATCAGCTTAAGTGGATGGATCGACGCTCATTGCCACGTCTATTCGAGCCGGTAATAGCACCCATGGTCAATTCAAATGGGACTGAGCCTGACAAAGTCTTAGCTTCTGTGCCTGTTAAAGCAACGCCGACACTGTCGGAGTTAGTTAAACCCACTGATTCACCCATATCAGATTTTTTGATCCCTGAAGCGGCGAAGCGTCAAACTAGGTATCGTTATATCTGTTCAGGTTGTGATACTAAAGTTTACGGTAAGGCGCAGTTAAATATTCGCTGTGAAGATTGTGATAGGGTGTTTGAATGCAATGAATAA
- a CDS encoding Tn3 family transposase produces MTTTQIIPYSISSRFQRPPKFTAEERRAFFFITPAIRKVLPRKSAIHKVGFVLQLGYFSATRQFYSTEHVRNKDKGFIEKMLGIKTPVDLSSYTQSIQKQHRAKIRMLFNWHIATPEDRLALQDHAFNFANKRMPAEQQFFQLVSICWKRQFDIPNFKTLQNYINEGYLKFESRLIASFSTHFDDNQQQLVSNICQTADDAKILLNKKYDHSDSTRHFWKNISLLENYRAYHAAVLPTLSKLNLYDESFRFFAKWIKEATLRQILSMHKKGNASLRILCFIREEYYQRNDYACYSFIKEIKSCITRGKRSQKIENEEQEEAFAEQAITVIDYAKTADAIIKLVYKVQKDPSVSFAEKHTQTLDHIDRYLEAINPEIMTTTDRLNNKLTGNTASINYYLSLEKDAEKVLRKYRSMLKVIEFDEKYSDNNIIQAIKHYNQSNGKYTEDLPLYFLKKSEKTQLFENNIKNMKLYNMLFMVEVCEALRSRRLCLKYSFNHLPEEHYGITRSEFEEDEDHILELANLEGFKDISGILKKKREAVDAAFKNVNEGLINGENPHLKFTKKGYWHINTPKTDYDITKVIPGLLGDNGSVTLSKVIREVDEFIGFSELFKHSHIVGSKKKVPSELMYAVIVSLGCNISFRQMANACGSSITESKLQHANDWLFSKECIKNANNLIVEEINSLSLPNIFKLNPDTDHASSDGAKITVAVNSILANFSFKYYGKESGVVANSFINEKSAFFHANIQSSTDREALYMLDAYSGNSVVKSNNPSHSGDSHVYTDAIFGATDMFKISLAPRIANAGRQVLRGFSRSQVKKRNSHEIAPTGVINTKLIKRNWKEMLRTIASISLGRASASETFDRLARSEKQNELYRAFKEYGRINKTIFLLEYFDNIELRQRIEKMLSLVELGQKLFRAVFHGRQGKLYQSEPEDMERVILCTTLIRNIIICWNYIVLSDIIIDAPPNEQRFLIESISKGSVLSWAHINMFGEFDYSSRYKSSIKADINTIRKFKVPS; encoded by the coding sequence ATGACAACAACTCAAATCATTCCCTATTCTATTAGCAGTAGATTTCAACGCCCTCCCAAATTTACAGCAGAAGAAAGGCGCGCATTCTTTTTTATCACTCCAGCAATACGCAAGGTCTTACCGAGGAAATCAGCTATTCACAAAGTTGGGTTTGTTCTTCAATTGGGTTATTTTTCAGCCACAAGACAGTTTTATAGTACCGAACATGTACGTAATAAAGATAAAGGTTTTATAGAAAAAATGTTGGGAATTAAAACTCCTGTCGATTTATCGTCATATACCCAATCAATACAGAAGCAACACCGAGCTAAGATTAGAATGTTATTTAACTGGCATATTGCTACACCTGAAGATAGGTTAGCACTGCAAGATCACGCATTTAATTTCGCTAATAAGCGCATGCCTGCTGAGCAACAATTCTTTCAGTTAGTCAGTATATGCTGGAAACGTCAATTTGATATTCCGAATTTTAAAACACTTCAAAACTACATAAACGAAGGTTATCTAAAGTTTGAATCAAGGCTTATTGCCTCTTTCTCGACACATTTTGATGATAATCAACAACAACTGGTTAGTAATATCTGTCAAACCGCTGATGATGCCAAGATATTACTGAATAAAAAATATGACCACTCAGATAGCACTCGACACTTTTGGAAAAATATAAGTCTGCTTGAAAATTATCGAGCCTATCATGCTGCGGTATTACCTACCCTGTCAAAATTAAATCTTTATGATGAGTCGTTCAGGTTTTTCGCTAAATGGATAAAAGAAGCTACCTTGAGACAAATTTTGTCCATGCATAAAAAAGGCAATGCATCACTGAGGATACTCTGTTTTATACGTGAGGAATATTATCAACGCAATGATTACGCCTGTTACTCCTTCATTAAAGAAATTAAAAGCTGTATTACGAGGGGAAAAAGAAGCCAAAAAATTGAGAACGAGGAGCAAGAAGAAGCGTTTGCTGAACAAGCAATAACCGTTATTGACTACGCAAAAACAGCAGACGCAATTATAAAGCTTGTTTATAAGGTGCAAAAAGACCCTTCAGTGAGTTTTGCTGAAAAACATACTCAAACATTAGATCACATAGATCGTTATTTGGAAGCCATAAACCCTGAAATAATGACTACAACAGACCGGCTAAATAATAAATTAACGGGCAATACGGCATCTATAAATTACTATTTATCCTTAGAAAAGGATGCAGAAAAAGTATTAAGAAAATATCGATCAATGTTAAAGGTTATTGAGTTTGACGAAAAGTACTCGGATAACAACATCATCCAGGCAATTAAACATTACAACCAATCAAATGGTAAATATACCGAAGACCTACCCCTCTACTTCTTGAAGAAAAGTGAAAAAACACAGCTATTTGAAAATAATATAAAAAACATGAAGCTATATAACATGTTGTTTATGGTTGAAGTGTGTGAAGCGCTAAGGTCTAGGAGATTATGCTTAAAATATTCATTTAATCACTTACCAGAAGAGCATTATGGTATTACTAGAAGTGAGTTCGAGGAAGACGAAGATCATATCCTAGAGCTGGCAAACTTAGAAGGCTTTAAAGATATAAGCGGCATACTTAAAAAGAAAAGGGAAGCTGTGGATGCTGCGTTCAAAAATGTTAATGAGGGTTTAATTAATGGTGAAAACCCTCACCTTAAATTTACGAAGAAAGGTTACTGGCATATTAATACGCCTAAAACTGATTATGATATCACCAAAGTAATTCCCGGTTTACTTGGCGATAATGGATCAGTAACTTTGAGTAAAGTCATACGCGAAGTAGATGAATTTATAGGTTTCTCTGAACTTTTTAAGCATTCTCATATTGTAGGCAGCAAGAAAAAAGTACCTAGTGAGTTAATGTATGCTGTCATTGTCAGCCTAGGTTGCAATATCAGCTTTCGCCAAATGGCGAATGCATGTGGGTCATCAATTACTGAAAGTAAGCTTCAGCATGCAAATGACTGGCTATTCTCTAAGGAATGCATAAAAAATGCAAACAACCTAATAGTAGAAGAAATTAATTCTTTATCATTACCAAATATTTTCAAATTAAATCCTGATACCGACCATGCCAGCAGTGATGGAGCTAAGATCACTGTTGCCGTCAATTCGATTTTAGCCAATTTTTCATTCAAGTATTACGGTAAAGAATCTGGAGTTGTCGCAAATTCTTTTATCAATGAAAAATCTGCTTTTTTTCATGCAAATATTCAAAGCTCGACAGATCGAGAAGCTCTATATATGCTCGATGCATATTCTGGTAACTCAGTTGTTAAAAGCAACAACCCTAGCCACTCCGGTGATTCTCATGTTTACACTGATGCAATATTTGGCGCAACTGATATGTTCAAGATCTCTTTAGCACCTAGAATTGCAAATGCAGGTAGACAAGTCCTAAGAGGTTTTAGCCGGTCGCAAGTCAAAAAAAGAAACAGTCATGAAATTGCTCCTACGGGTGTTATAAATACAAAACTTATAAAACGTAATTGGAAGGAAATGTTAAGAACTATTGCGTCGATAAGTCTTGGACGCGCATCTGCATCAGAGACTTTTGATAGGCTGGCAAGAAGTGAAAAGCAAAATGAGCTTTATCGTGCTTTTAAGGAATATGGACGAATCAACAAAACAATCTTCCTGCTAGAGTACTTTGATAATATCGAATTAAGACAAAGAATTGAAAAAATGCTTTCGCTCGTTGAGCTGGGACAGAAGCTATTTAGGGCTGTTTTTCATGGTAGACAAGGCAAGCTTTATCAGTCTGAGCCGGAAGATATGGAAAGAGTTATTTTATGTACAACACTTATCAGGAACATCATCATTTGTTGGAATTATATTGTGCTATCGGACATTATTATTGATGCCCCACCCAATGAGCAACGCTTTTTAATTGAATCTATTAGCAAAGGATCTGTACTCTCTTGGGCTCACATCAATATGTTTGGTGAATTTGATTACTCAAGTCGTTACAAATCGAGCATAAAAGCAGATATTAATACAATACGTAAATTTAAGGTTCCCAGTTAA
- a CDS encoding dihydrodipicolinate synthase family protein: MARRQDRLTVDDVNGAWAIIPTPAIETAGDWQTEDSVDYDEVARSVEGLIEAGIDAIMCQGTFGEGATLSWEEKKKMMEVMVETANGRVPIFVGVTTTSTRETIRQLKHARDIGADGTMLGLPMWQQIDVPAAVGFYKDVAEAVPEMAICVYANPEAFKFDFPAPFWAQVADIPQVITCKYINIGHLQLHTMVSRKQIRFLPLEFDHADAAKMDPEFHTAFWSPCACTGPELTLHIRDSVKESVKTGDWSVPNALYPQIMQVLSNLFPPGGFAEFSRYNIQLEKTRINAAGWMKAGPCRPPYQTAPQNYLDNAAKAGTGWVELNKKLIEGTL; this comes from the coding sequence ATGGCGAGAAGACAGGATAGACTGACAGTAGATGACGTAAATGGCGCATGGGCAATTATTCCCACACCAGCAATTGAGACTGCCGGTGACTGGCAAACAGAAGACAGCGTTGATTACGATGAAGTAGCAAGGTCTGTTGAAGGTTTAATCGAGGCTGGTATTGACGCGATTATGTGTCAAGGTACGTTTGGTGAAGGTGCAACACTGTCTTGGGAAGAAAAGAAAAAAATGATGGAAGTCATGGTAGAAACTGCCAATGGCCGCGTTCCTATTTTTGTTGGTGTTACCACCACGAGCACACGCGAAACTATCAGACAACTTAAGCATGCACGTGATATCGGCGCCGATGGAACGATGCTTGGTCTACCAATGTGGCAGCAAATTGATGTGCCAGCTGCAGTTGGTTTTTACAAAGATGTAGCCGAAGCTGTTCCAGAAATGGCTATTTGCGTGTACGCAAACCCAGAAGCATTTAAGTTTGACTTCCCTGCTCCATTTTGGGCTCAAGTTGCTGATATCCCGCAAGTTATTACCTGTAAATACATTAATATTGGCCACCTACAATTGCATACGATGGTCTCACGTAAGCAAATTCGTTTCTTACCTCTTGAATTTGACCATGCCGATGCCGCGAAAATGGACCCAGAATTTCACACGGCTTTTTGGTCACCTTGCGCATGCACCGGTCCTGAATTAACACTCCATATCCGTGATAGCGTAAAAGAATCCGTTAAAACAGGTGACTGGAGCGTACCGAATGCTTTGTACCCGCAAATAATGCAAGTGCTATCGAACCTATTCCCTCCCGGTGGTTTTGCTGAATTCTCTCGCTATAACATCCAGTTAGAGAAAACGCGCATTAATGCAGCTGGGTGGATGAAAGCAGGCCCTTGCCGCCCTCCTTACCAAACAGCCCCTCAGAACTATTTAGATAATGCTGCTAAAGCAGGTACAGGCTGGGTAGAGCTAAATAAAAAGCTTATTGAAGGCACGCTGTAG
- a CDS encoding alanine dehydrogenase, whose product MNIGIPKEIKTSEGRVALTPDACAELVSKGHAIFVEQGAGCLSGFTDDEYRQKGVKICVSAEELYGLSLLIVKVKEPLEGDLKYLTAEHVLFCFLHLAANIKLADDLSTIGLTAIGFESVRENGQLPILKPMSKIAGKLSVQIGATLLHQYQKGVGLLLGGLHGSVIDKGQVLVLGAGSAGKQAALLASQLGANVFVYDKSIEALSSITDIDPLINIINNKVDCLSLVNTTNLLIGALLIPGKKTPHFINRSHLKLMANGSAIVDISVDQGGCVETTRATTYDAPTFVEEGVVHFCVANMPGAVPRTATQALSAVLPAYIHRLTRTSWYDEDTVMKLAVNVKEGKTLINLL is encoded by the coding sequence ATGAATATTGGTATTCCAAAAGAAATCAAAACTTCTGAAGGTCGTGTTGCTCTCACGCCCGATGCTTGTGCAGAGCTGGTTAGTAAAGGGCATGCTATTTTTGTTGAGCAGGGGGCCGGTTGTTTAAGCGGTTTTACTGACGATGAATACCGCCAAAAGGGGGTGAAAATTTGTGTGTCGGCTGAAGAGCTTTATGGACTTAGCCTGCTTATTGTGAAGGTTAAAGAGCCGCTGGAAGGGGACCTTAAATATTTAACTGCCGAGCATGTGCTTTTTTGCTTCCTCCACCTTGCTGCCAACATAAAATTGGCGGATGATTTATCAACTATCGGTTTGACGGCGATTGGCTTTGAATCTGTTCGAGAAAATGGTCAATTACCAATCCTTAAACCAATGAGTAAGATAGCGGGAAAATTATCGGTTCAAATTGGCGCGACGTTATTGCATCAATACCAAAAAGGGGTAGGTTTATTGCTTGGAGGCTTGCATGGTAGCGTTATTGATAAAGGGCAGGTGTTAGTTTTAGGTGCGGGTTCTGCGGGGAAACAAGCGGCGTTATTAGCAAGCCAGCTGGGTGCTAACGTTTTCGTTTATGATAAATCTATCGAGGCGCTATCTTCAATTACCGACATAGATCCTCTGATCAACATCATCAATAATAAGGTTGATTGTTTATCATTAGTCAACACAACGAACTTATTGATAGGGGCGCTGCTTATTCCAGGAAAGAAAACGCCACATTTTATAAACCGCTCTCACCTAAAGTTGATGGCTAATGGTTCCGCTATAGTCGATATCTCGGTTGATCAAGGTGGCTGCGTTGAAACAACTCGCGCCACGACTTATGACGCGCCAACCTTTGTGGAAGAGGGTGTTGTCCACTTTTGTGTGGCGAATATGCCCGGCGCAGTTCCTAGGACGGCAACACAAGCCTTGTCTGCAGTATTACCGGCGTATATTCACCGTTTAACGAGAACGAGTTGGTATGACGAAGATACCGTGATGAAATTAGCCGTTAATGTAAAAGAGGGAAAGACTTTAATCAACCTACTCTAA
- the trxB gene encoding thioredoxin-disulfide reductase produces MSENSHHRLIILGSGPAGYTAAVYAARANLKPLLITGIEQGGQLMTTTDVDNWPGDIDGLQGPELMDRMKLHAERFDTKIQFDHIHTTELQQRPFTLKGDAGTYTCDALIIATGASAKYLGLPSEDAFKGKGVSACATCDGFFYKKQRVAVIGGGNTAVEEALYLSNIAEHVTVIHRRDSFRSEKILSDKLMKKVADGNISVEWFNQLDEVLGDNMGVTGIRIKNTQDGSTKNIDLEGVFIAIGHSPNTQIFNGHLDMPRGYLTTESGNSGNATQTSIPGIFAAGDVADSIYRQAITSAGSGCMAALDAERFLDDLDAS; encoded by the coding sequence ATGAGCGAGAATTCACACCACCGGTTAATTATTTTAGGATCTGGTCCCGCGGGTTACACAGCCGCTGTTTATGCAGCTAGAGCCAATCTTAAGCCATTATTAATTACCGGTATTGAACAAGGTGGGCAGCTGATGACAACGACCGATGTAGATAATTGGCCTGGCGATATTGACGGATTGCAAGGCCCAGAATTAATGGACAGAATGAAGCTACACGCCGAACGTTTCGACACAAAGATTCAATTTGATCATATTCACACGACTGAATTGCAACAGCGACCATTTACCTTAAAAGGTGACGCTGGAACATACACTTGCGACGCATTAATTATAGCTACGGGCGCGTCAGCTAAATATTTAGGCCTACCTTCAGAAGATGCATTTAAAGGCAAAGGTGTCTCTGCTTGTGCAACCTGCGACGGCTTTTTCTATAAAAAACAAAGGGTCGCTGTTATCGGTGGTGGTAACACAGCTGTTGAAGAGGCGCTGTATTTATCCAATATTGCTGAACACGTTACCGTTATCCATCGTCGAGACTCGTTTCGTTCAGAAAAAATCTTATCAGACAAGTTAATGAAAAAAGTGGCTGATGGTAATATTTCAGTCGAGTGGTTCAATCAACTGGACGAAGTCTTAGGTGATAACATGGGCGTCACGGGTATTCGCATTAAGAATACTCAAGACGGTAGTACAAAAAACATCGACCTCGAAGGTGTCTTTATCGCCATTGGCCATTCGCCTAATACTCAAATTTTCAACGGACACCTAGATATGCCACGTGGTTATTTAACCACCGAAAGTGGCAATTCAGGCAATGCGACACAAACCAGTATCCCCGGCATTTTTGCCGCTGGTGATGTTGCCGATTCTATTTATAGACAGGCCATAACCTCGGCTGGCTCAGGTTGCATGGCCGCGTTAGACGCTGAACGGTTTCTTGATGATTTAGACGCCAGCTAA
- the aat gene encoding leucyl/phenylalanyl-tRNA--protein transferase, translating into MLPWFEPDDDATPFPALNTALEEPNGLLAAGGSLSPQRLLNAYSHGVFPWFEDDQPILWWSPDPRLVLRPKQFHLSRSLKKFINKGTYTCTTDKAFSEVILACSAPRDGQQGTWITHSMIDAYQTLFDLGHAHSIEVWSNDKLVGGLYGISIGQVFFGESMFSHLDNASKVGFSFLCKQLSNWGYELIDCQVQSDHLNSFGAATISRELFAQQLGLYCSKSASAKAWLAT; encoded by the coding sequence ATGCTGCCGTGGTTTGAACCAGATGATGATGCAACGCCATTCCCCGCTTTAAACACCGCACTTGAAGAGCCAAATGGCCTGTTAGCCGCTGGGGGGTCATTAAGCCCCCAGCGTTTATTAAACGCGTATAGTCACGGTGTATTTCCTTGGTTTGAAGACGACCAACCTATCCTTTGGTGGTCGCCCGACCCTAGGCTGGTTTTAAGGCCCAAACAATTTCACCTTTCACGCAGCCTTAAAAAGTTCATTAACAAAGGCACTTACACCTGTACCACAGACAAAGCTTTCAGCGAAGTTATTTTGGCTTGCTCTGCGCCGAGAGATGGTCAGCAAGGCACTTGGATTACCCATTCAATGATTGACGCCTACCAAACCTTATTTGACTTAGGTCACGCCCATTCGATTGAAGTGTGGTCAAATGATAAACTGGTAGGTGGGCTATATGGCATCAGTATCGGGCAAGTTTTTTTTGGTGAGTCTATGTTTAGTCATCTAGATAATGCGTCAAAAGTTGGTTTTTCTTTTTTGTGTAAACAATTAAGTAACTGGGGCTACGAACTGATTGACTGTCAAGTCCAATCAGATCACCTTAATAGCTTCGGCGCAGCAACTATTTCACGAGAGTTGTTTGCACAACAGCTGGGTTTATATTGCTCAAAGAGTGCTTCAGCAAAGGCTTGGTTGGCGACATGA
- a CDS encoding arginyltransferase, which yields MTTPSKPGRQLELYISSPQKCDYLTDQLAQSIFISPEIEVTPDIYEYLISVGFRRSGHYAYRPHCSSCRACISCRVNVQDFKPSKSQRRLLVKNKDLSFRAVKAAFSEEHYDLYLRYQAYKHPGGSMEKFGTKEYQAFLCESFGNTLIYETYLENTLVAVSVTDVFSEALSAVYTFFDPDYSARSLGTYSVLQQIKATQAFEKKHLYLGYYIKDSVKMSYKANFRPIEMLIEGRWRSYNKKDQLPFQSASLHSILSF from the coding sequence ATGACAACACCCTCTAAACCCGGTCGGCAGCTGGAACTTTATATTTCATCACCACAAAAATGTGACTATTTGACCGACCAATTGGCACAAAGTATTTTTATCTCACCCGAGATAGAAGTGACGCCCGACATCTATGAATACCTGATTAGTGTAGGCTTCAGGCGAAGCGGACATTATGCTTATCGGCCACATTGTTCATCATGTCGCGCCTGTATTTCCTGTCGAGTTAATGTCCAGGATTTCAAGCCCTCGAAAAGTCAACGACGGCTCTTAGTAAAAAACAAAGACCTATCATTTCGTGCCGTTAAGGCTGCCTTTTCGGAGGAGCACTATGATTTATATTTACGCTATCAAGCGTATAAACACCCAGGTGGCTCAATGGAAAAATTTGGTACAAAAGAATATCAAGCATTCTTATGTGAGTCATTTGGCAACACACTGATTTATGAAACATATTTGGAAAACACGTTAGTAGCGGTCTCGGTCACTGATGTTTTTTCAGAAGCGCTTTCCGCGGTCTATACGTTTTTTGATCCTGACTATTCGGCAAGAAGCCTAGGTACCTATAGTGTTTTACAGCAGATTAAAGCTACTCAAGCATTTGAAAAGAAGCATTTATACCTTGGGTATTACATCAAAGACTCAGTAAAAATGTCTTATAAAGCTAATTTCAGACCGATTGAAATGTTAATTGAAGGCCGTTGGCGCTCTTATAATAAAAAGGATCAACTGCCCTTTCAGAGCGCTTCGTTACATTCGATACTAAGTTTTTAA
- the infA gene encoding translation initiation factor IF-1: protein MAKEDQIEMEGVVKDTLPNTMFRVELENGHVITAHISGKMRKHYIRILTGDRVKVEMTPYDLTKGRITYRVK from the coding sequence ATGGCAAAAGAAGATCAGATTGAAATGGAAGGCGTAGTAAAAGACACGCTCCCAAATACAATGTTTCGCGTTGAATTAGAAAATGGTCACGTTATCACAGCGCACATCTCAGGAAAAATGCGTAAACACTACATTCGTATCCTAACGGGTGACCGCGTAAAAGTAGAAATGACACCTTACGACCTCACTAAAGGCCGCATTACATACCGAGTAAAATAA